From Balneola sp. MJW-20:
GTCAGCTGTAAGCCTGAACAAAGTCCTTCCGATTATGTGATCTGCAATGGTCCCAGACCGGGATATTAGCTAAGAATAGATGATTGTTTCTATTCTAATTAATACTGATCACTTTTGCAATTCCTGTTCCTTCTTCATTCATTCAGATCAATCGGAACAATTATTCAGCTTACTGTTCATTACTAAAGCGTATCTTTAATCTTAAATGGCTCAACTTATCTCCAAAGTATTATTATGGAATTAGAAACAGTGGGTAACAGCGGAATAGTAGTCAGCAAGCTTGGTTTCGGTTGCATGTCTCTGGAAGGCTCTCAGAAATACATCACGAATCTGATCCGGAAGGCGGTTGATCATGGCATCACTCTATTTGATACCGCAGATATGTATGATCAGGGACAAAATGAGGTCTGGCTGGGTAATGCACTTGCCGGGGTTCGTGATGAGGTGGTACTGGCAACTAAGGTCGGTCACAACTGGGGTGCAGAAGGTTATACCTGGGATCCGTCATACGACAGCATCATTAAAGGAGTGGAAGGCAGTCTCAGGAGACTTCAAACCGATCATATAGATCTGTATCAGCTTCATGGAGGTACTCTGGAGGATCCGATAGATGACCTGATCAGAGCAATGGAAGAATTAAAAAAAAGCGGAAAGATCCGGGAATGGGGTATATCCTCCATTCGACCTAATGTGATAAGAGAATATCTGCACCGAACTAAACCAGCGGCAATTATGATGCAGTATTCACTGTTTGACCGGCGACCTGAAGAAGAATGCCTGGATCTCCTGCATAAGAATAATATAGGGGTACTGGCGAGAGGTCCTATTGCTAAGGGATTGCTTGCAGGCAAAGCACCCCGGGCCTACCTGGATCATTCTGATGAGGAGATCAAAAACTATCAAAAGATCCTCAGATCACTCGGGGATCCGCTATCCATAGCACTGGATTATCTGCGGGAAAATAAAGCCGTCTCTTCATCAGTAGTCGGAATTCGTACCGTAGAACAGCTCGATCAGATCATACATGCCTGGGACCATAAACCACATGACAGTATCACAAAAAAAATTGCAGGACTTATTCCCGCCTCCTTATATACAAATCACCGCTAAGCTTTAACGTTCTGAATGGGATTTTGGAATTGTAATTTGATACCTTTAGAAAATCATTACAGCAGACGGAATTAATGTCTATTCAGTATATAAATAAACAGGACCATCTTGAGGACCTGCTTCCGAAATTACATCAGAATAACAGGATCGGAGTAGATCTGGAGTTTGATCGTAACCGTTACCGATACGGATTCAACCTCTGTCTGATACAGATCTATGACGGAGAAAAAGCATACCTGGTCGATCCTCTTTCCGACGAGGTCGATCTTAGCGGTTTATTCAGTCTTTTTGAAGATCAGGACCAGGAGCTGGTGGTCTATTCATTCGGTGAAGACCTCCGACTGTTGCATAGTCTGAATTGCTTCCCGACTAAGATCGCTGACCTGGATCATGCACTCAGACTGTTGAACTATCCTCCAGGATCTTTGGGTAAACACCTCGAACAAACAACCGGAGTTGAACTCCCCCCCTCATCCCAGCAGAGTAACTGGTTCAAAAGACCGCTTACTGAAAAACAGCAGGTCTATGCTGCCGCTGATGTATTGTATCTGTTAGATCTGTATGATCATCTGATCGATGAGCTTAAAAGAGAAGACATAAAACATTGGTTTGAACAGGAGAATCACTGGCTTGAGTCTCAGGATTATTCCAATGAAGATCATTCCGTATTATTCAGAGATAAGGATAAAAAAGGGATGAATGCTTTTGAATGGTATATCTACCAGCAACTGATGTATAAAATTGACGAGACTGCTGAGAAGCTCAACCGCCCGATTTACCACATAGCTCCCAAATATCTGATAGCAAGAGTAGCCAAAGATCCCTCATTACTGGATTCATGGAGTGACCAAAAGAAAATATTCCCCGGGGTAAGAAATCAAAAGTTCGGGAAAGAACTAAAATCGGTCTATAACCGGGCTCATCAGGAAGCCATGGAACAGGGAATATCCAAATCCGACCCGGCTGAAAGTCGTTGGACACGGGAAGAACATCAGGAGCATAAAAGGAAGAAGCAACAGATCAATAAGGTAAAAAACGCTACACTCGGTCCGGTGCAAAATGCCATTGTTAGCGATATAGGGCAGCATGCGCAAACCTTTATACTTCCAAACGGGCTGGTTGAGGATATTATACTGAACAAAGCTGATCTGCCAGATTATAAAGCAGAACTTATCCGGACTTACAGCAATCGTCTTGATCTTGATCTTTCTGAACTTGAGATCCTGAAAAATATTTAGACCACGGAATCCCGTCCCCAATAATCTGGTTAATTTTTTTGACTATTAAGACTATTCATTAATTCTGACCATGCAACAAAACTATGATGCCTATACTTCCGAGGATCAGGAAGTATGGAAGATCCTATCCAGACGACAGATCGAAAACCTGCCCGGTAAAGCACATCCGGAGTATATGTCCTGCCTAAAAGAAATGCAGGATGTTTTAAATGAAAGAGCGATTCCTAAATTTGAAGAACTGAATGAAGTGTTGCTTGCCAAACATGGGTGGAGCATCACTGTTGTACCGGGTCTGATACCGGTTGAGGATTTCTTTCAGCTGCTAAAAGACCGCAAATTCAGTGCCTCAACCTGGTTGCGTAAAATGAGCGAACTCGACTATCTGGAGGAACCCGATATGTTTCATGATATCTTCGGACATATCCCCCTCCTGATGAATGAAGCTTATGCCGATTTCGTACAAAAACTGGGGGCGCTGGGTGTTAAATTCATTGATGACCCAAAGATCGTTAAACAGCTGCAGAGGCTGTACTGGTTCACCATCGAGTTCGGATTGATCAAAGAACAGAATAAGTCACTCATTTACGGCGCCGGCATCATTTCTTCTTCCGGAGAAACCGATCACGTCATGAATGATAATATCTCGATCAAAGAATATAATATCTATGATATCATCGAACAGGACTTCATTACTTCTGAGATACAGACACTCTATTTCGAGATCAATGATTTCGAACAGCTATTTTCCTCTATAGAAGGACTGGAAGAAAGTCTGCTGGAGCTCAAAAGCGAGACAGCATAGCTTCCGCCGGAGTAATGAATCTGTGTACCTAAGTTAAAGCCCTGTTCTTTATAAAAAAGATCAGGGCTTTTTATCTCTAATTATCCTTTAAGCCATTAGCAGTCCGGTCGTCCGGCTTCGGAGCCGGGGTCATTTCGTTTCCGCCTTCTGACTCAAGCAAGCGCATCACTTCTGCCACAACTCGTTCGATCTGTGGATCACGGCCCTGAATCAGCTGATTAGGGTCATCCCATACTTTGATATCAGGACGAACTCCTTCCCCTTCCCAGAACCAGTGACCGTCATTATCATATAGTCTGGCGCCAGGTACGGTGATACCTCCTCCGTCAATCAACTGATGTCCGGTTGCGGGTCCCACCAAAATTCCCAGCGTTCTTTCCCCGACAATTGGTCCGGCTTCAAGCTCCTGGAAAGCCCATGGCAGCCCGTCTCCTCCTGATCCGGCCCACCCATTGATCAGCATACCCATTGGCCCGGTATTCGCCTTGATTGGCCATCTGTGATCACGTCCATGCCTCCAATGCAGATTGTAGACGATCGGTCGCTGCATAAGCTCAAGAAAACGATCTGCCAGCTGACCTCCGCCATTAAAGCGTTCATCAATGATAAAGCCTTCTTTATCCAGCTGACCGTAGTACATTCGTACCAGTTCCAGCTGTCCCTGGCCGCTGGTATTCGACATATATACATACCCCAGTTTGCCGTCTGAAAGCTCATCCACCATTTTACGGTTATTTTCGATCCACTCCAGGTAACGGAGTTGTACCTCTTCCCCGGTATTCAGTGTTTCAACGATCACCTCAACGGCCTCTCCTGAGTTTCCACTGCTGCTAATCATCAGAGAAACCGTTTGATCATCCAGTCCTTCAAAGGAAGCGTAGGGATCCTGCGAAGGGTCGATCATCATTCCGTTCACAGAATGTATATAGTCGCCTACGTTCACATTCACACCGGGGCGGTCGAATGGTGACCTGATTTCCGTATCCCATTCTGCAGGTTTCACGATCCGGCTAATACGGTATTTTCCATTGTTTAGCTCCCAGTCTATTCCCAGATAACCGGTTCCAACAGCATTTATATTCTCTGTGTCACCACCCCCGGTATAAGTATGACCTGCACTGAGTTCAGCCTGCATATTGGATTGTAAATTGGTTATGTCCCATCTGGTACGGGCATCGTCAATAAGTTCACCGTAGCGATCTTTCATCTCACCCCAGTCCACCCCATGCATGTCGGGATCATAAAAGAAGTCTCTGTACCTTCTCCAGGTATCCATAAAGATCTGTC
This genomic window contains:
- a CDS encoding aldo/keto reductase codes for the protein MELETVGNSGIVVSKLGFGCMSLEGSQKYITNLIRKAVDHGITLFDTADMYDQGQNEVWLGNALAGVRDEVVLATKVGHNWGAEGYTWDPSYDSIIKGVEGSLRRLQTDHIDLYQLHGGTLEDPIDDLIRAMEELKKSGKIREWGISSIRPNVIREYLHRTKPAAIMMQYSLFDRRPEEECLDLLHKNNIGVLARGPIAKGLLAGKAPRAYLDHSDEEIKNYQKILRSLGDPLSIALDYLRENKAVSSSVVGIRTVEQLDQIIHAWDHKPHDSITKKIAGLIPASLYTNHR
- a CDS encoding phenylalanine 4-monooxygenase, translating into MQQNYDAYTSEDQEVWKILSRRQIENLPGKAHPEYMSCLKEMQDVLNERAIPKFEELNEVLLAKHGWSITVVPGLIPVEDFFQLLKDRKFSASTWLRKMSELDYLEEPDMFHDIFGHIPLLMNEAYADFVQKLGALGVKFIDDPKIVKQLQRLYWFTIEFGLIKEQNKSLIYGAGIISSSGETDHVMNDNISIKEYNIYDIIEQDFITSEIQTLYFEINDFEQLFSSIEGLEESLLELKSETA